From Desulfonatronum thiodismutans, a single genomic window includes:
- the fliD gene encoding flagellar filament capping protein FliD: MDTEALISGSINFTGLGSGTDFKTMIEQLINLERRQTARLELWKKEWEQKQEGFRELNSKMLTLRTNLQQINTMAKFMVKDADSVNKNVLTATGTDKAQVGSHVLEVHQLAQNHILTSTTTKPSTTEDITDGSARVFSYSYNGKTRTLNLPSGGSLEGLRNLINTDPENPGVRASIIKSADGAHHLQLRGMDLGANKTITINGTTTVPDFADTNFNETQAAQNSKLKIDGFPPGEDDWVERSTNTISDLLEGVTISLRQAGTTTLNIAVNNEKVLDNVREFVDQVNEVRAQITKLTKVDQSGNGSILTGNYAIQMIDSRLKSITSVKAIGFDVNNDVFSSLGMIGITTDADQGSPTFGMLKLDEEVLEHSLRNRPDAFARVFAADYIGSSDSQDFRYLSSIDGVTKGGEYNVKYTVSGGTIINATINGNPASYSGNGEITGMSGKPEAGMVIKVDDLSVDGDYSGKVFLKYGKIPELADALRALTDSSSGPLKILEENYDDITEGIDRKIEFEQRRITRMERDLRARFARLETLLGYYDQLGASIRSQLGQLSSDTK, from the coding sequence ATGGATACCGAAGCCCTTATATCAGGATCGATCAACTTTACCGGTCTGGGGTCTGGAACAGACTTCAAGACCATGATTGAGCAGTTGATCAACTTGGAGCGCAGACAAACCGCCCGCTTGGAACTCTGGAAAAAGGAGTGGGAGCAGAAACAGGAGGGGTTTCGGGAGCTGAACTCCAAGATGCTTACCCTGCGGACCAACCTGCAACAGATCAACACCATGGCCAAGTTCATGGTCAAGGACGCGGACAGCGTCAACAAGAACGTGCTCACGGCCACGGGCACGGACAAGGCCCAAGTTGGCAGCCATGTGCTTGAGGTTCATCAGCTGGCTCAAAATCATATCCTGACCAGCACCACCACCAAGCCCAGCACGACCGAGGACATCACCGACGGCTCGGCACGGGTGTTCAGCTATTCCTACAACGGCAAAACCAGGACGTTGAACCTTCCGTCCGGTGGCAGCCTTGAGGGGTTGCGCAACCTGATCAATACGGACCCGGAAAATCCGGGAGTTCGGGCCAGTATCATCAAAAGCGCGGATGGCGCCCACCACTTGCAGCTTCGAGGCATGGACCTGGGGGCGAACAAGACGATTACCATCAATGGTACCACCACTGTTCCTGATTTTGCAGACACGAACTTCAACGAAACCCAGGCTGCGCAGAACTCCAAGCTGAAGATCGACGGCTTTCCCCCGGGGGAGGATGATTGGGTTGAACGCTCCACAAACACGATATCCGACTTGCTGGAAGGCGTAACCATAAGTCTGCGCCAAGCCGGCACGACCACGCTGAACATTGCCGTGAACAATGAAAAGGTTTTGGATAATGTTCGGGAGTTCGTTGATCAGGTCAACGAGGTGCGAGCCCAGATCACCAAGCTGACCAAGGTGGACCAGAGCGGCAACGGGTCCATCCTGACCGGCAACTACGCCATCCAGATGATCGACTCGCGTCTGAAATCCATTACTTCCGTAAAGGCTATCGGCTTTGACGTAAACAACGACGTCTTCAGCTCCCTGGGCATGATCGGGATCACTACGGATGCCGATCAAGGCTCTCCCACGTTCGGCATGCTCAAGCTGGATGAGGAAGTTTTGGAGCACTCGCTGCGTAATCGGCCGGACGCTTTTGCCCGTGTTTTCGCCGCCGACTATATCGGCTCCAGTGATTCCCAGGACTTTCGGTATTTATCCAGCATCGACGGAGTGACCAAGGGTGGCGAGTACAACGTAAAATATACGGTCAGTGGAGGCACGATCATCAACGCGACCATCAACGGCAATCCGGCCAGCTACAGCGGCAACGGAGAAATCACCGGTATGAGCGGTAAACCTGAGGCTGGTATGGTCATCAAGGTGGACGACCTGTCCGTGGATGGCGACTACTCCGGCAAGGTTTTTCTCAAATACGGAAAAATCCCTGAACTTGCTGACGCTCTCCGGGCTTTGACGGACAGCAGTAGCGGGCCGCTTAAGATTCTGGAAGAGAACTACGACGACATCACAGAAGGAATCGACAGAAAGATCGAGTTCGAACAGCGTCGCATCACCCGCATGGAGAGGGACTTACGCGCTCGGTTCGCTCGTTTGGAAACCTTGCTCGGCTATTACGACCAGCTCGGCGCCTCCATAAGGTCACAGCTTGGGCAGTTGAGTTCGGACACGAAGTAA
- a CDS encoding flagellin N-terminal helical domain-containing protein gives MLSINNNLMAMNAARNLSGNYGALATSTQRLSSGLRINSGADDAAGLAIRELMRAEIASLNQGVRNANDAISMIQTADGALAVIDEKLIRMKELATQAATGTYNSDQRLIIDSEYQAMASEITRIANATKFNGIYLLNGNLSGQSGSDAAGNPHNWRDGFDGSGLKSTGPLKVHFGPSNDSAEDYYYIAIGNATASALGVGNASDGTRSSGTIGTSVLENDAGYSISTQQGAQQALNALEMAILSKDNIRASLGALQNRLQNTITNLQIQAENIQAAESRISDADIALEMTAFVRSQILTQAGVAMLAQANSLPRMAMQLIGG, from the coding sequence ATGTTAAGTATTAACAACAACCTTATGGCCATGAACGCGGCCCGCAACCTGAGTGGCAATTATGGCGCTCTGGCCACGTCCACCCAGCGTCTTTCATCCGGTCTGCGCATCAACAGCGGTGCCGACGACGCTGCGGGATTGGCCATTCGTGAGTTGATGCGGGCGGAGATCGCCTCGCTGAACCAGGGCGTCCGTAACGCCAACGACGCCATCTCCATGATCCAGACGGCCGACGGCGCCCTGGCCGTTATCGACGAAAAGCTGATCCGGATGAAGGAACTGGCCACCCAGGCGGCCACCGGTACCTACAACTCAGACCAAAGGTTGATTATTGACTCCGAGTATCAGGCCATGGCCTCGGAAATCACCCGAATCGCCAATGCGACGAAATTTAATGGCATTTATTTGTTGAATGGAAATCTGTCCGGACAATCTGGCAGTGATGCCGCAGGCAACCCTCATAATTGGAGGGATGGATTTGATGGTAGTGGTTTGAAATCAACAGGTCCTTTGAAGGTTCACTTTGGCCCATCGAACGACAGTGCCGAGGACTATTATTACATTGCTATTGGTAATGCCACGGCATCGGCTTTAGGAGTTGGAAACGCATCTGACGGCACGCGTAGCTCAGGAACTATTGGAACCTCAGTACTTGAAAATGATGCCGGCTACTCGATTTCAACACAGCAGGGGGCACAGCAGGCATTGAATGCTCTTGAAATGGCAATCCTCTCCAAGGACAACATTCGAGCCAGCCTCGGCGCCTTGCAAAACCGGCTGCAGAACACCATCACCAATCTCCAGATTCAGGCTGAAAACATCCAGGCCGCGGAATCGCGGATTTCGGACGCGGACATTGCCTTGGAAATGACGGCATTCGTGCGTAGCCAGATTCTGACCCAGGCTGGAGTGGCCATGCTCGCCCAGGCCAACTCCCTGCCCAGGATGGCCATGCAGCTCATCGGCGGCTAA
- a CDS encoding replication-associated recombination protein A: MSFQQPLAAAIRPTKLEDFVGQDHLRIRLQALFQAKRMPSLLLFGPPGCGKSTLALLLATSRNQPYLRLSAPEVGLANLRKKLENMEILVLDELHRFSKAQQDFFLPILESGEVTLLATTTENPSFSVTKQLLSRMHVLRLRPLNRQELTTLAKRGAQSLGAAIPETSLEILAGLSNGDARSLFNLLELTAELSPEKWAEDKLRQALPEVVLRGDREGDSHYELASALIKSIRGSDPDAALYYLACLLESGEDPRFICRRLILSASEDVGLADPQALSLAVACQQAVEFVGMPEGFIPLAETTVYLSLAPKSNATYAAYLAAQKEIRAHGPRPVPLHLRNASSALQKEWGYGRGYKYPHAYPDAWVEQDYLPAEVNLRFYEPKLQGQEPRLNAWLSKYRKKRNVG; encoded by the coding sequence ATGAGCTTTCAACAGCCCCTGGCCGCGGCCATTCGCCCGACCAAACTGGAAGATTTCGTCGGCCAGGATCATTTACGGATCAGGCTGCAAGCCCTGTTTCAGGCCAAGCGCATGCCCAGCCTGCTGCTTTTCGGCCCTCCGGGCTGCGGTAAATCCACCCTGGCCCTGCTTTTGGCCACTTCCCGCAACCAGCCCTATTTGCGTCTGAGCGCGCCGGAAGTGGGGCTGGCCAATCTGCGCAAGAAGCTGGAGAACATGGAAATCCTGGTACTGGATGAACTGCATCGGTTTTCCAAGGCCCAGCAGGATTTCTTCCTGCCTATCCTGGAAAGCGGAGAAGTCACCCTGCTGGCCACCACCACGGAAAACCCGTCCTTCAGCGTGACCAAGCAACTGCTTTCGCGCATGCATGTCCTGCGCCTGCGGCCGCTGAACCGCCAGGAATTGACCACCCTGGCCAAGCGCGGAGCACAAAGCCTCGGGGCCGCCATCCCCGAGACCAGCCTGGAAATTCTTGCCGGTTTATCCAATGGCGACGCGCGGAGCCTGTTCAACCTTCTGGAGCTGACCGCGGAATTGTCGCCGGAAAAATGGGCCGAGGACAAGCTGCGGCAAGCCTTGCCCGAAGTGGTTCTGCGCGGGGACCGGGAGGGCGACTCCCACTACGAGCTGGCCTCCGCGCTGATCAAGTCCATTCGCGGCAGCGACCCTGACGCGGCCCTCTACTACCTGGCCTGCCTCCTGGAAAGCGGCGAAGACCCCCGCTTCATCTGCCGTCGCCTGATCCTTTCGGCCTCCGAAGACGTCGGCTTGGCCGATCCCCAGGCCCTGAGCCTGGCCGTGGCCTGCCAGCAGGCCGTGGAATTCGTGGGCATGCCCGAAGGCTTCATCCCCTTGGCCGAAACCACCGTCTATCTTTCCCTGGCCCCCAAAAGCAACGCCACCTATGCCGCCTACTTGGCGGCCCAGAAAGAAATCCGCGCCCACGGCCCCCGGCCCGTCCCCCTGCACCTGCGCAACGCCTCCTCGGCCTTGCAAAAGGAATGGGGCTACGGTCGCGGCTACAAATACCCCCACGCCTACCCCGACGCCTGGGTGGAACAGGACTACCTCCCCGCCGAAGTCAACCTCCGCTTCTACGAACCTAAACTCCAAGGCCAGGAGCCACGGCTCAACGCCTGGCTGTCCAAGTATCGGAAGAAGCGGAACGTTGGCTGA
- a CDS encoding 16S rRNA (uracil(1498)-N(3))-methyltransferase yields the protein MKSLYLAPEQWREPFQLEGPEAHHLLTVLRARPGTTVRLFDGHGRIGDFIVRTVTRKTARLDLLSQQRLPRPRREIHLAMGWNKASRRGWILEKAVELGAAGLIFWQASRSQGKVPDQPKESWVDHMINAAKQCGNPWLPTISTVAGGPDEVISLCSSWAHQASIQDWSQAGPEIGKFLIWESVSPSDLFDPGQLPDSGPVLLVFGPEGGLAEGEAQVFIDNGYLPRSLGRSTLRWETAALLCLGLCYWRTQSGLPEP from the coding sequence GTGAAATCTCTCTACCTGGCCCCGGAACAATGGCGAGAGCCGTTCCAATTAGAAGGACCGGAAGCCCATCACCTGCTCACCGTCTTGCGCGCTCGTCCGGGAACCACCGTACGCCTTTTCGATGGACATGGGAGGATCGGTGATTTCATCGTGCGGACCGTGACCCGGAAAACAGCCCGCCTGGACCTTCTCTCTCAGCAACGGCTTCCGCGTCCACGACGGGAAATCCATTTGGCCATGGGTTGGAACAAGGCTTCGCGTCGTGGGTGGATATTGGAAAAAGCCGTGGAACTGGGGGCCGCGGGGTTGATTTTTTGGCAAGCCTCGCGCAGTCAAGGAAAGGTTCCGGATCAACCCAAGGAGAGCTGGGTCGATCACATGATCAATGCGGCCAAGCAATGCGGCAATCCCTGGCTGCCCACAATCTCCACCGTTGCCGGGGGACCCGACGAGGTGATCAGCTTGTGCTCCAGCTGGGCTCATCAAGCTTCTATCCAGGATTGGTCCCAGGCAGGTCCGGAGATCGGGAAATTTTTGATCTGGGAAAGTGTTTCTCCGAGCGATCTGTTTGATCCGGGCCAACTTCCTGACTCCGGCCCCGTGCTCCTGGTTTTCGGACCGGAAGGCGGATTGGCCGAGGGTGAGGCACAAGTCTTTATCGACAACGGCTACCTGCCCCGCTCCCTGGGCCGGTCCACCCTGCGCTGGGAAACCGCCGCTCTGCTCTGCCTCGGGCTATGTTACTGGCGGACCCAGAGCGGCCTGCCAGAACCCTGA
- the gcvT gene encoding glycine cleavage system aminomethyltransferase GcvT codes for MHKTPLHAWHLDHQGRMVPFAGWEMPVQYGPGILAEHEQTRKKASVFDICHMGEFLISGEDAEEALGRVVTHNLHKLRPGRAGYGFLLNQDGGILDDLIIYRLEQARFLLVVNAARIDHDREWLESLLPSAVALEDVSGQTAKIDLQGPLSLEVLQGVVPGDWRNLGYFSFRKLLFQGEEVLVSRTGYTGELGYEIYLPSSSALAFWEACLRDDRVLPAGLGARDTLRLELGLPLYGQDLDEHHTPAEAGYAALLTSPASYVGKGRQLDVRERLTPLLIPGRRSARHGDMVYGASGDVCGRVTSGSFAPSLGHAVALAYVNERLAEEPEFLIRTGKAELTARRTTLPFYTQGTARIKL; via the coding sequence ATGCATAAGACACCGTTGCATGCATGGCACTTGGACCATCAGGGCCGGATGGTCCCGTTCGCCGGATGGGAAATGCCCGTGCAGTACGGCCCCGGAATTTTGGCTGAGCATGAACAGACCCGAAAAAAGGCTTCCGTGTTCGATATCTGCCACATGGGCGAATTCCTCATCTCCGGAGAGGACGCGGAGGAAGCTCTGGGACGCGTCGTGACCCACAACCTTCACAAACTGCGTCCAGGCAGGGCCGGGTATGGTTTTCTCCTGAACCAGGACGGAGGAATTCTGGACGATCTGATCATCTACCGGTTGGAGCAGGCCCGTTTTCTGCTCGTAGTCAACGCCGCCCGAATCGACCATGACCGGGAATGGCTCGAGAGCCTCTTGCCGTCCGCGGTGGCCTTGGAGGACGTTTCCGGACAGACCGCGAAGATCGACCTGCAAGGTCCGCTTTCCCTGGAAGTGTTGCAAGGCGTCGTGCCCGGAGACTGGCGGAATTTAGGGTATTTTTCCTTCCGCAAGCTGCTGTTTCAGGGCGAGGAAGTTCTGGTCAGCCGTACCGGGTACACCGGGGAACTGGGGTATGAAATCTATCTTCCGTCATCGTCGGCGCTTGCGTTCTGGGAAGCCTGCCTGCGAGACGACCGGGTGCTTCCAGCCGGACTCGGGGCCCGGGACACTCTGCGCCTGGAATTGGGCCTGCCGCTGTACGGCCAGGACCTGGACGAGCACCACACTCCGGCCGAGGCCGGGTACGCCGCCCTGCTCACCTCCCCTGCTTCTTATGTGGGCAAAGGGCGTCAGTTGGACGTTCGGGAGCGCCTGACTCCGCTGCTCATCCCCGGACGACGCAGCGCTCGCCATGGAGACATGGTCTATGGTGCGTCCGGAGACGTATGCGGCCGGGTCACCAGCGGCAGCTTCGCCCCGTCCCTGGGACACGCCGTGGCCCTGGCCTACGTGAACGAACGGTTGGCCGAGGAACCGGAGTTCCTGATCCGGACCGGGAAGGCCGAGTTGACCGCGCGGCGAACTACCCTGCCTTTTTACACCCAGGGAACCGCCCGAATAAAGCTTTAG
- a CDS encoding lysophospholipid acyltransferase family protein has product MRTIFYETLAALGQHADFRHVQVMGAGLGRLIWAVVPSRRRLAATAIMERLGLDTGQASAAARNSFLHNGRSFLEILLCRRIDWRFVRDRLILDDPELFHETLNELRGRPCVAATAHLGAWELISGLLHLITPQEHKQVIVKATHDQHLYSVIRRMRSQPTVRVVEHEQAAPKVLRNLRKNGLSGFLVDHNCRREEAVFLPFLGREAAVNIGPALLALRAKALVWPAFLVREPSDKFRLVCEAPLDVQSIPGDRHEKVEAIARFYTQAVERMVRRYPEQWFWMHRRWKTRPEGEGTYEVKGEG; this is encoded by the coding sequence ATGCGCACGATCTTTTATGAAACACTGGCCGCTCTTGGGCAGCACGCTGACTTTCGGCATGTGCAAGTCATGGGGGCAGGCCTTGGCCGACTGATCTGGGCCGTAGTGCCGTCACGACGCAGGCTGGCCGCGACAGCCATCATGGAGCGTCTGGGGCTGGACACGGGCCAGGCAAGTGCCGCGGCTCGAAACAGCTTTCTGCACAACGGCCGATCTTTTCTGGAAATCCTGCTGTGTCGGAGGATAGATTGGCGGTTCGTCCGGGATCGGTTGATTCTCGATGATCCGGAACTTTTTCACGAAACCCTTAATGAGCTGCGGGGGAGGCCCTGTGTGGCGGCCACGGCGCATCTTGGCGCCTGGGAACTTATAAGTGGGTTGCTGCACCTGATAACCCCTCAGGAACACAAGCAAGTGATCGTCAAAGCTACCCACGATCAACACTTGTATTCCGTCATTCGGCGAATGCGCAGCCAACCGACGGTGCGTGTCGTCGAACACGAACAGGCCGCGCCCAAGGTCTTGCGCAACTTGAGGAAAAATGGCTTGAGTGGCTTTCTCGTGGATCACAATTGCCGGAGGGAAGAAGCGGTTTTTTTGCCGTTTTTGGGACGAGAAGCCGCGGTTAACATCGGCCCGGCTTTACTGGCCTTGCGGGCCAAAGCTTTGGTTTGGCCCGCTTTTCTGGTTCGTGAGCCTTCGGATAAGTTCCGACTCGTTTGTGAAGCGCCGTTGGACGTCCAGAGCATACCCGGAGATCGTCATGAAAAAGTGGAAGCCATTGCCCGATTCTACACCCAGGCCGTGGAGCGAATGGTGCGTCGCTATCCGGAACAATGGTTCTGGATGCACCGCCGATGGAAAACGCGTCCTGAAGGAGAAGGAACGTACGAGGTGAAGGGCGAGGGATAA
- a CDS encoding transcriptional regulator, translating to MLKFLIFIAAAFILYKLLAGDLQKKKEVKEKESENLAANGVMTKDPVCGTYVPVGSDIRIKEGETVHCFCSYECRDSYLKKLETGK from the coding sequence ATGCTGAAATTTCTAATTTTTATTGCCGCGGCTTTCATTTTGTACAAGCTTTTGGCCGGGGATCTCCAGAAGAAGAAAGAGGTCAAGGAAAAGGAAAGTGAAAACCTGGCCGCCAACGGCGTGATGACCAAGGATCCGGTTTGTGGGACATACGTTCCGGTGGGCAGCGACATCCGGATCAAGGAAGGTGAGACGGTGCATTGCTTTTGCAGTTATGAATGTCGGGATTCGTATCTGAAGAAGCTGGAGACTGGAAAGTAG
- a CDS encoding restriction endonuclease translates to MNTDKKKRKAEFVQWMGPLLDALRELGDTATPQEASDLIAQRCGVPDAKKEELTESGIARFHNQVCWARQYLVWEGLISSARRGIWTLTERGKKTRLTEAEGRDIFKKWVNIHTQRRKAKEQGASCASETQEDISAKPPEAECDDPLVGQGDAPTEMEEVKLLDVLRRMTPKGFEKFCKYLLRVYGFEKVEVTPDGKDGGVDGYGVLQLNPFVSFKVIFQCKRYTGTVSRAQVGDLRNAMLGRADKGIMITTGIFSEDAKREATREGAPPIELIDGNRLVAMLEKEEIGVVPRTVYDIDYAFFRAYLPDKPEPATSGNGG, encoded by the coding sequence GTGAACACCGACAAGAAGAAGCGTAAAGCGGAATTTGTCCAGTGGATGGGACCACTACTGGATGCGCTCCGAGAGCTTGGCGATACCGCAACGCCCCAGGAGGCCTCGGATTTGATCGCGCAAAGATGCGGTGTTCCGGATGCGAAAAAAGAGGAGTTGACGGAATCAGGCATTGCTCGGTTCCACAATCAGGTCTGCTGGGCACGTCAATATCTCGTTTGGGAAGGGTTGATCAGTTCCGCCAGGAGAGGCATCTGGACGCTGACCGAACGAGGAAAGAAGACGAGGCTGACCGAAGCAGAAGGACGAGACATATTCAAGAAGTGGGTGAACATTCATACCCAAAGAAGAAAAGCGAAAGAGCAAGGTGCTTCATGTGCTTCGGAGACTCAGGAAGATATCTCCGCCAAGCCGCCCGAAGCAGAGTGCGACGACCCGCTTGTCGGTCAAGGTGACGCACCGACGGAAATGGAAGAGGTGAAGCTTCTGGACGTCCTGCGGAGAATGACGCCCAAAGGGTTTGAAAAATTTTGCAAATATCTGCTTCGCGTTTATGGCTTTGAAAAAGTTGAAGTTACGCCAGACGGCAAAGACGGTGGTGTTGATGGATACGGAGTGTTGCAACTGAATCCGTTTGTTTCATTCAAGGTTATTTTTCAATGCAAGAGATACACGGGCACTGTTTCCAGAGCCCAGGTCGGAGATCTTCGCAACGCCATGCTTGGGCGGGCTGATAAAGGGATCATGATCACGACGGGGATTTTTTCTGAAGACGCGAAGCGGGAGGCGACTCGGGAAGGAGCGCCGCCTATTGAACTGATTGATGGGAATCGCCTTGTGGCCATGCTGGAGAAAGAGGAAATCGGCGTTGTTCCGCGTACGGTCTACGATATCGATTACGCCTTTTTCCGAGCATATTTACCAGATAAGCCGGAACCGGCAACGTCGGGAAACGGCGGGTAG
- the folK gene encoding 2-amino-4-hydroxy-6-hydroxymethyldihydropteridine diphosphokinase has protein sequence MTQSRITRAFISLGSNIGDPEDNLRQARDYLNDLHEARLGPCSPVYFTEPQDLRDQPWFANQVVSLDCGPTWTAQELLRTLLQIEDRMGRVREQDKGPRIVDLDLLLFGSQRRESPELTLPHPRLRERAFVLVPLHDIAPELVFPDGTRLSEALARLSFQVRGCRIHQ, from the coding sequence ATGACGCAATCCCGAATCACGCGGGCGTTCATCAGTCTGGGGTCGAATATTGGAGATCCGGAAGACAATTTGCGGCAAGCCCGCGACTATCTGAACGACCTGCATGAGGCCCGACTCGGGCCATGTTCTCCCGTCTATTTCACGGAACCCCAGGACCTCCGGGACCAGCCTTGGTTCGCCAATCAGGTCGTCTCCCTGGACTGCGGGCCGACCTGGACGGCTCAGGAACTCCTGCGAACGCTCCTTCAAATCGAAGACCGGATGGGACGGGTGCGCGAGCAGGACAAAGGCCCGCGGATTGTTGACCTGGATCTGCTGCTTTTCGGCTCACAACGTCGCGAATCTCCTGAACTGACCCTTCCGCATCCGCGCCTTCGTGAAAGAGCATTCGTCCTCGTTCCCTTGCACGATATCGCCCCGGAACTCGTCTTTCCCGACGGAACAAGGCTTTCCGAGGCGCTTGCCCGCTTATCCTTTCAAGTCCGCGGGTGCCGGATTCATCAGTAA
- a CDS encoding LL-diaminopimelate aminotransferase, which produces MPIFKPARRLAQLPPYLFAEIDRVKNEVKAKGVDIIDLGVGDPDLPTPDFIIQSMNKAVAKSEHHRYPSYSGLNSFRDCVARWYKFRFGVDLDPTSQVLSLIGSKEGLAHFPLAFVDPGDLVMTSTPNYPVYPIATMFAGGETHFVPLTESTDFLPDLDAIPEDIWKRAKVFFLNYPNNPTSAMAPRSFYEKLIAKAREFGTILVHDAAYSEMYYNPANKPLSILEIPGAMDVAIEFHSLSKTYNMTGWRVGMAVGNQELVQGLGKIKSNIDSGIFQAVQEAGITALDHGETFAQEMRDIYKGRRDVVVAELAKIGLECRSPEATFYVWTKVPQGRDSTGFVAEVLQKTGVVVTPGNGFGTPGEGYFRIALTVGEDRLREALDRIAKL; this is translated from the coding sequence ATGCCGATTTTCAAGCCGGCGCGCCGTCTGGCGCAGCTGCCGCCGTATCTGTTCGCCGAAATTGACCGGGTCAAGAATGAAGTCAAGGCCAAAGGAGTGGACATCATCGATCTGGGAGTAGGGGATCCGGATCTGCCGACTCCGGACTTCATCATCCAGTCCATGAACAAGGCCGTGGCCAAGAGCGAGCATCACCGCTATCCGTCCTACTCCGGGTTGAACTCCTTTCGGGATTGCGTGGCCAGATGGTACAAATTCCGCTTCGGCGTGGACCTGGATCCGACCTCTCAGGTGCTCAGCCTGATCGGTTCCAAAGAGGGTTTGGCCCATTTTCCCTTGGCTTTCGTGGACCCCGGCGACCTGGTCATGACCTCGACGCCCAATTATCCGGTTTATCCCATCGCGACCATGTTCGCCGGCGGAGAGACCCATTTCGTGCCGCTGACCGAATCCACGGACTTTTTGCCGGACCTGGACGCCATCCCCGAAGACATATGGAAACGGGCCAAGGTTTTTTTCCTGAACTACCCTAACAACCCCACCTCGGCCATGGCTCCACGAAGCTTTTACGAAAAGCTGATCGCCAAGGCCCGGGAGTTCGGAACCATCCTGGTTCATGACGCCGCGTATTCGGAAATGTACTACAATCCGGCCAACAAGCCGCTCAGCATCCTGGAAATCCCGGGGGCCATGGACGTGGCCATCGAGTTCCATTCTCTGTCCAAGACCTACAACATGACCGGCTGGCGCGTGGGCATGGCCGTGGGCAATCAAGAGTTGGTCCAGGGCCTGGGCAAGATCAAGAGCAACATCGACTCCGGCATCTTCCAGGCCGTCCAGGAAGCCGGGATCACCGCCCTGGACCATGGCGAGACCTTTGCCCAGGAGATGCGGGACATCTACAAGGGGCGACGGGACGTGGTGGTGGCGGAACTGGCCAAGATCGGCCTGGAATGCCGCTCCCCTGAGGCCACCTTCTATGTCTGGACCAAGGTTCCTCAAGGTCGGGATTCCACCGGATTCGTGGCCGAGGTGCTCCAGAAAACCGGAGTAGTGGTCACTCCGGGCAACGGTTTCGGAACGCCTGGAGAGGGCTATTTCCGCATCGCTCTGACCGTGGGCGAGGATCGTCTGCGGGAAGCCTTGGACCGGATCGCCAAGCTGTAA